A part of Rickettsia canadensis str. McKiel genomic DNA contains:
- the rsmH gene encoding 16S rRNA (cytosine(1402)-N(4))-methyltransferase RsmH yields MQQSHIPVMLNEMLANLAPQDGKSYLDCTFGAGGYSKAILESCNCYVTALDRDPNVIKRAERIKQNYSTRFDFIETNFADSFAKLKEKKFDGIVLDLGVSSMQLDIADRGFSFLHDSPLDMRMSGQGLSAEEFINTVEEKELADIIYKYGDESFSRRIAKRIVEYRKTARINSTGKLAEIVRNSIGFRKGKIDPATKTFQAIRIYINDELRELERFLANVQNILNKDGRLVIVSFHSLEDRIVKHFFKENSEKPVARSKYSKDNPVIDPNKWLKIITNKAEAPSDKEVELNVRARSAKLRAAKAIYEY; encoded by the coding sequence ATGCAGCAATCTCACATACCGGTAATGCTAAATGAAATGCTAGCAAATTTAGCTCCACAAGATGGTAAGTCTTATTTAGATTGTACGTTTGGAGCAGGAGGGTATAGCAAAGCAATATTAGAAAGCTGTAACTGTTATGTCACAGCTTTAGATCGCGACCCGAATGTGATTAAAAGAGCCGAAAGAATTAAACAAAATTACAGTACGAGGTTTGATTTTATAGAAACGAATTTTGCCGATAGTTTTGCAAAGCTTAAGGAAAAAAAATTTGATGGGATAGTTCTAGACTTAGGTGTTTCATCAATGCAGTTAGATATAGCAGATAGAGGATTTTCATTTTTACATGACAGCCCCTTGGATATGCGTATGAGTGGACAAGGTTTAAGTGCAGAGGAATTTATAAATACTGTAGAAGAAAAGGAGCTTGCTGACATAATTTATAAGTATGGCGATGAAAGTTTTTCACGAAGAATTGCTAAGAGAATCGTAGAATATAGAAAAACTGCCAGAATTAATAGTACAGGCAAGTTAGCCGAGATTGTTAGGAATAGTATAGGATTTCGAAAAGGCAAAATTGATCCTGCAACTAAAACCTTTCAAGCTATTAGGATTTATATTAACGATGAACTTAGAGAATTAGAAAGATTTTTGGCCAATGTGCAGAATATATTAAATAAAGACGGACGTTTAGTTATTGTTTCTTTTCACTCTTTAGAAGACAGAATAGTTAAGCATTTCTTTAAAGAAAATTCGGAAAAGCCGGTAGCAAGATCGAAATATTCTAAAGACAATCCAGTAATTGATCCGAATAAATGGCTTAAGATTATTACTAACAAGGCGGAAGCACCGTCAGATAAAGAAGTAGAATTGAATGTTAGAGCGAGATCGGCAAAGCTTCGGGCAGCAAAAGCGATATATGAGTATTAG
- a CDS encoding peptidoglycan D,D-transpeptidase FtsI family protein has translation MKHILEKWKPAIKSLIIWNVCSKNIKIRLLIVICGFSFLFCTLSYRLIIVATNVYDKNLNAVKKNNQFRKEIVDRNGNLLAVNLPSASLFANPQIVLDPETSVKKLAEILPDINKAKLLAELKSNKSFIWVKRDLLPSQQEKITSLGLLGFDFEEEQKRIYIFSNLLSHVIGYVGRDLVGLSGLELAYDKYLTNSDHALNEPGNWKEPLKLSIDIRLQSILSEEIDKTLKQFNAIGAVGIIADPNNGEILALVNKPDFDPHHPNLARPEELFNIASLGLYEMGSVFKALTMAVGFDTGAINMNDAYDISYMKVGGFQLKDYTPRQGWHSVPEIFLYSSNIGTSQIMLEIGKSNFKKYLKKLGLLDQLQIELPERGTPLFPSEKRWNELTSVTMSYGYGISISPLHFVRAMLPVVNGGTLYDLTLLKRKDEKVIGRRVFSEHTSTQMKKLFRSVVKEGNGKRAEVKGYLVGGKTGTAEKLSQGAGGKKKYLKNSRASSFLGVLPVSNPQYVIFIRFDEPKPTKESFGFATASWTAAPTAGRVFERMISLYGLEPIEHNEEES, from the coding sequence ATGAAACATATTTTAGAAAAATGGAAACCTGCAATTAAAAGTCTGATAATTTGGAATGTTTGTAGTAAAAATATAAAAATCCGATTATTAATTGTTATTTGTGGCTTTTCTTTTCTTTTTTGTACTTTATCTTATAGGTTAATAATCGTTGCTACGAATGTTTACGATAAAAACCTCAATGCTGTAAAAAAAAATAATCAATTTAGAAAAGAAATAGTTGATCGAAACGGTAATTTATTAGCAGTTAACCTACCTTCTGCGTCATTATTTGCTAATCCACAAATAGTACTTGATCCTGAAACTTCTGTAAAAAAGCTAGCGGAAATTTTACCTGATATTAATAAAGCTAAATTACTTGCGGAACTTAAGTCAAATAAAAGCTTTATATGGGTTAAAAGAGATTTATTACCTAGTCAGCAAGAAAAAATAACTAGTCTTGGGTTACTTGGTTTTGATTTTGAAGAAGAGCAGAAACGAATTTATATCTTTTCTAATTTATTGTCACATGTTATCGGTTATGTAGGTAGAGATTTGGTTGGGCTTAGTGGCTTAGAACTTGCTTATGATAAGTATTTAACTAATTCCGATCATGCATTAAATGAACCCGGGAACTGGAAAGAGCCGCTTAAATTATCGATTGATATAAGACTGCAAAGTATTTTAAGTGAGGAGATTGATAAAACTTTAAAACAATTTAATGCTATAGGAGCAGTAGGAATTATTGCCGATCCAAATAACGGTGAGATTTTAGCATTAGTAAATAAGCCTGATTTTGATCCTCATCATCCTAATTTAGCAAGACCGGAAGAGTTGTTTAATATAGCAAGTCTTGGCCTTTACGAAATGGGTTCAGTGTTTAAGGCATTAACTATGGCAGTTGGTTTTGATACCGGTGCAATAAATATGAATGATGCTTATGACATTAGTTATATGAAAGTAGGAGGATTCCAGCTTAAGGATTATACGCCAAGACAAGGGTGGCATAGTGTACCTGAGATTTTTCTATATTCTTCAAATATTGGTACAAGTCAAATTATGCTTGAAATTGGCAAAAGCAATTTTAAAAAATACCTAAAAAAATTAGGTTTATTAGATCAGTTACAAATAGAATTGCCGGAACGGGGTACGCCATTATTTCCTTCCGAAAAAAGATGGAATGAGTTAACTAGTGTTACTATGTCGTATGGCTACGGCATTTCGATTAGCCCTTTGCATTTTGTTAGAGCAATGTTACCGGTTGTTAACGGCGGTACTTTATATGATCTTACTTTATTAAAAAGAAAGGATGAAAAAGTAATAGGTAGAAGAGTTTTTAGTGAACATACCTCGACCCAAATGAAGAAATTATTTAGATCGGTAGTAAAAGAAGGTAACGGCAAAAGAGCAGAAGTGAAAGGTTATCTTGTTGGAGGTAAGACAGGTACGGCAGAAAAACTTTCACAAGGTGCAGGAGGTAAAAAGAAATATCTAAAAAATAGTAGAGCTTCATCGTTTTTAGGTGTACTACCGGTATCTAATCCACAATATGTTATTTTCATCAGGTTTGATGAACCAAAGCCTACTAAAGAAAGCTTTGGCTTTGCAACGGCAAGCTGGACGGCTGCCCCAACCGCCGGTAGAGTTTTTGAACGTATGATATCTTTATATGGTTTAGAACCGATAGAACACAATGAAGAGGAAAGTTGA